A single Cottoperca gobio chromosome 3, fCotGob3.1, whole genome shotgun sequence DNA region contains:
- the dhdh.2 gene encoding trans-1,2-dihydrobenzene-1,2-diol dehydrogenase: MATRWGICGAGMISHDFTVALKTLPPEDHQVVAVAARKLEDAQEFAKKHSISRAYGSYKELARDPDIDVVYVGVIHPHHLSTCLIFMNAKKNVLCEKPLAMNTKEVKEILASAKSNDVFIMEALWTRFFPASLEIKRLLAQGEVGEVKMVRAEFGFPLMHVPRTRQKELGGGTVLDLGVYCLQFICMVYKGEKPECIQATGVCMETGVDETVVVTLKFSKNRMAVFTCSSSVKLPNDAIIVGTKGTIRTPDNMWCPTSLEVNGKETRYPVPEPYLPLNFLNSTGMRYEAEEVRQCLLKGLKESAAMSHADSLLLAEVEDEIHRQVGAVCSQDCK; this comes from the exons ATGGCAACCAGGTGGGGAATCTGTGGCGCGGGGATGATCAGCCATGACTTCACTGTGGCCCTGAAAACTCTTCCTCCTGAAGACCACCAG GTTGTGGCTGTGGCAGCTCGCAAGTTAGAGGATGCACAGGAGTTTGCCAAAAAGCACAGCATCTCCCGAGCATACGGCAGCTATAAGGAGCTGGCCAGAGATCCAGACATAG ATGTGGTGTACGTTGGCGTTATCCACCCCCACCATCTGAGCACTTGCCTGATCTTTATGAACGCCAAGAAGAACGTGCTGTGTGAGAAGCCGCTGGCCATGAACACCAAGGAGGTGAAGGAGATCCTGGCCTCTGCCAAGAGTAATGACGTCTTCATCATGGAG GCGTTGTGGACCCGATTCTTCCCGGCCTCACTGGAGATCAAAAGGCTGCTGGCCCAGGGGGAGGTGGGAGAGGTGAAGATGGTGAGAGCGGAGTTTGGCTTTCCGCTGATGCACGTGCCGAGAACGAGGCAGAAGGAGCTGGGTGGAGGAACGGTGCTAGATCTCGGGGTCTACTGCCTGCAGTTCATATGCATGGTGTACAAAGGAGAGAAGCCAGAGTGCATCCAGGCTACGGGGGTCTGTATGGAGACAG GAGTGGATGAGACCGTTGTTGTCACGCTGAAGTTCTCCAAGAACAGGATGGCCGTGTTTACTTGCTCTTCAAGTGTAAAGCTGCCCAATGACGCCATCATTGTGGGCACGAAGGGAACCATCAGG ACTCCTGACAACATGTGGTGCCCGACATCATTAGAGGTGAATGGGAAGGAGACCCGGTACCCGGTGCCAGAACCCTATCTGCCTCTCAACTTCCTCAACAGTACAGGGATGCGTTACGAGGCAGAGGAGGTTCGACAGTGTTTGCTCAAAG GGCTGAAGGAGAGTGCAGCCATGTCCCACGCTGACTCTCTTCTGCTGGCCGAGGTGGAGGACGAGATTCACAGGCAGGTGGGGGCGGTGTGCAGCCAGGACTGCAAGTAA